The Phacochoerus africanus isolate WHEZ1 chromosome 9, ROS_Pafr_v1, whole genome shotgun sequence genomic sequence GGACATGGCTGCCCACGTAGCTGGTACCAGGACAGGGAAAAAGGGTGAGGACCGGGGGGCTcctgcctgccacccccaccctcatctCCTGACTCTATAGGCATCCTCCCTGCTAAGTCAGCCCAGGCCTCTCCTTAACCGCTCGCTTCACTGGGCCAGGGCACGGCCCGGAGAGGAAGGAGTGAGAAAAAGAAGTGCGCTAGAGATGGTACCAGAGGAAGCATCCACTCCCTGATCTGCCAccccagagcccagctctgctgctttgaAGAACTGGGCACAAGCGTGGAAGGAAATGTGACATGCACACGAACAGGACACCTTCCTCCAGACCCACTCAGAGATCCCACCTCTGTCCTCTCCGCCATCAAGCCTccaccccactcctgggccaTCCCTGCATTTCCCCCCCTCTCCTGGGGGAACTCGGAGAGGGCCTGAATGTGCCCACAGTgcggggggcagggaggctggtaCCAGTGAAGCCGCCAATGGACCAGGCATAGATGATGATGTCCTGGGGCTGGAAGCCCAGGCGGTGGATGGCAAACTGGAccaccacatccatggcattgGCCTCGTTCTGCGGGAACGGCACCCCCTGCAGGAGGAAGGGCAAAGACGAGTGGGTCAGCCCCAGAGGCCGTTGGCCTGCCACCCCTACCCTCCGGGCAGGGACCCTTCCCGCAGCTACACTGCAACAGAGAGCAAAGATGGACCTGGTGAGACAGTTCAGAGTGCCACAGTCTTATTTAATGGAAGAACAaactcccaaaaagaaaaaataatagggcggggggggaggggccATTCTCGCTCAAACCAGACGTTGACCACAAGATCCACGGCCTTCCCCCCCGCCAGGCCCCCCGTGTGAGAGGACAGGACTTGCAGCTCCCCGCCCTGGACACCCAGGTCGCAGGAGAGTGGGAGAAACTACAGAAATATACACCCCTTTCCCTGACTCTAGTGGCTGACCAGAGGGAGACAGACCATAACCCAGGAAAAGAGATTCCAGAGAGGGTCTCACCGTGCTTCCAGCAAAGCCGGGATGGTTCCAGCCCAGGACTGAATATCCAGCTGTAACACAGGGCGAGGAAAGGCTGGGACCTCCTGGCCCCCGTGCCCtgcccctctctgtccccagctctgggggagggagcagcaggACCCCGGAGCCTTAAATACCCCCCAACTCAGAGGTGAATAACTCCAAGCCTTCCCAGAATGGGGAGATGACATCAAAGGTTCTGAGGcggcagaagagaaagagatgtgACTGCTGTGTGTGGGTTGGGGGGGCACTGAACAAAGAGCATAATAAGGTTGGGGATGCAGCCCGAGGGGAGGGGTGTAAAGTTAGCAAAGCAAATGAGGAGGGTCTTTTCCCCAAAGGCGAGTGTCTCAACCTCATGCAGTGAAAGCAGTTAGGCCCCGGGAGGTCACCTTCACGCAGGAAGATGGAGACACTCCATTCCGAGGGGCAGAGAGAAGGCGGCTGAGCCAGGGACCTACCTTCCAGGGGGGTGGAGACGCAGCCCACCTCATAGAAGCCTGCGTTCCCCTCACAGCAGATCACCTACaggggaagcaggaaggagaCAAGTTGGGACGGAAAGTGTCCCTAGCGGCAGGGAGGGCGGCCTGTGGGAGCGTTGCGGGAGCAGGAAAGGGAGCCTTTCCTGCTCTCTCCAAGGGGAACGGAATCCACAAGTCCATAAAGTCAGAAACAAAGCAGATGCAAATGTTTAGCAAACTGGACCCTCGGAGGAAGAGAAACGACCTGACCTGAAACACTCAACCCCCCAGCACAGTGTCCATTCTTCCTTAAAAGACCACCAGTATCTCTCAGGAATGGGATTatagatttttcttctctccacctTAGGGCCTAATTTTTCTGTGACTGtttgtttcctgtgctatgcccatcgctttccctctcctccttgggcTCCAGACTTAAAGTCAGATAAACTTTACTGGTGCCCAAAGCTGAAGCTCGGGGATGGTGGGGCTCACACAGACCCTGGGAgcagctgggcagagctgggactagaACCCAGCTCCAGGCGCTGCTGGCTTAGCGCTCTTTCCAGGACTGCTGCATAGATGCAGATTTGGGAGGCAGGCTGcctgggctcaaatcccagctccccACTCACTCACTGTGTGACCTGCGAAGGTTACTCTGTGCTGCTGtgtcatcatctgtaaaatgggctgatAAAGATAGGACCTACCttacagggctgttgtgaggatcaaacCAATGCCCTGCGCGTGTGTAAGTGCCGTCTAAGTGGCGACCATTATAACGATGACTTTTTGGCCCTTGCACGTCAGATCCTGCTTCTTCATCTATTTTGCACACACACACGGGAGGTCTTTAGGGCGGAGCTGGGAGATGGCATTATCCCACTGTGCTTCCTTGGGTCGAAGAGCTGAGATTCCCCGAACCTCCGCTGCCCTCCCCATATTCTAACTTTGGGCCCCCGGCCTGCTCTTACCAGCTTCTGTCCCTGGGGCTCGGCTGTCCCCCGCCGGTCCACAAACATGGTGTCAATCTCATTGCCgtcacaggccagcagctttgCCCGGCGTCCATTACACTGAGTGGCGGAGATGCAATGGCCAAGTTGGAGGGGTGGGAGGCCACACtcctgggctgggggagaagggctgtggggaggaggggcaggggagccTCACCTCTTCCACCAGCCGGGCCTGGCCCTGCAGCAGCACAGGCATGAGGGCCTTCTGGAGCAGGTACACGGAGCCTGGATACAGCATCCGGCGGCCCAGGGTGTGTGCCACCAGGTAGCTGTGGGGAACACAGGGTTAACAACCCCCAACCCCAGGGGAGCCCGGGATGTCCCAGCCCCAGCACTTACAAACTCGGGCCTGCTTCACCCCTGACCTTCGTAGCTTCGTTCTCCTCTCTCAGCACTTAATATAAGCACcaattttttgaactttttttacTACAATCTTTTAAAGATATTGTGGCCTAGTATGAACATACGCACATATTAATACTCTAAGTTTTATGATACTGCTTTCTATATATAAGTAAAAGCAAAGTAATTAACAATTATGATTCTGTTAAtgtataatataatttaataaaagtcCCCAAATagcagcagttcccatcatggcgtatcagaaacgaacccaactaggaaccatgaggttgcgggtattgatccctggccttgctcagtgggttaaggatccggtgttgctgtgagctgtggtataggtggcagacgcagctcagatctgacattaggacggcagctgtagctccaattagacctctagcctgggaacctccatatgccgcaggtaaggccctaaaaagcaaaaaaaaaaaaagtcctcaagtACATTATACTGTTCATTTCAATATGCCTGATATCTGCCATATAGTAGGTGCCCAGAGCCTACTATAGGggcttaataatatttttttttttttggccacactcacagcatatgaagttcccaggccagggatcaagcccactgttttttgttttttttttgtctttttgccttttctagggctgcacccacggcacatgaaggttcccagactaggggtctaattggagctgtagcttctggcctccgccacagccacagcaatgccccacTGTATTTCTTGAACAAATGTACTGAATCAGACACATACGATTTGGTAGGTGCTGTTCTTGAAAATGACCACCACTTCCAGTTAATCCTGAAGTAGGATTCGTCCCCAGAATCCCATCCATCACCCCCGACTCAAAACCTCAAACTTGATTCACCTCTCTGACCAGTCAGCGCTGGGTCAAAAACTGACCCCTCAGGCCGCCCCTTTCCTTGGTGTCCTACGACCACCTCCTAGGCCCCAGCCGCTCTGCTGCAGGACGTGAGCGGTCACTGTTGTTACTCTGACAGCATCAGTACCCCTGACTAGGATTTAGGTGGGCTCTAGCTCATGCTCTCAGGCAGCCAGGCAAGGTGGGAGCCCTTCAGAATATGTGACCCCACTTAATCTCACCAACTCCAGGAGGCGGGTTGTTCACAGATGCAGGCTGCAGCTCCCTCAAAGTGGAATAGCCAAGGAGCACCAGGAGAGGGCCAGGAGAGGGCCACAGCTGCCAAGAGAccctgctgcagctgaggccgtGTTCCCTCTCCACGAAACCTCATCCTTCCCTCAGCCTCCCTGAAAGCGCTGCTCTGTGTGTTAACGTCCCAACACTTCGTGCACCACCTGCCAGACTTCGGATCTCTCTGAACCTCTTTTTTTCACACATAAATGTGGGTTTAAGACTTCTTTGCTACAAACAACACAATGCACACAACAGTAGCCGCAGTGTGGGACAGGTATCTCACAACGGAGCATCCGGCCCTGGAGCCCATGCCCCCCcaggtcccccacccccaacaccccaCAGGCCTCTCCTCCCTGCTGCTTCCCACCTGGTGATCTGACAAGGCAGCTTCTTGACCCGGTTGAGGAGGGTGTCTGCCGTCCCCCGGTGCAGGGGCTCTGGGCGGAGCAGGGCCACGCCCCGGCGGGAAGGGCCCCCCCGGGACCCCTTCCTGAGGAATGGAAAGATGCAGGGGAGGAGGGGTCAGGAGCAGCAAGCTGGACGTCTGAAGTCCGTAGGACGGTGGGGTCTAGGAATGAGGAGACGGTGCTGGAAGGCCGGCACTGCAGCCCGCgacggggtggaggtgggggacaggTCAGGGCAGGGATGGAGCAAAAGAACCGGGGCCTCACCGGCTGCTGGGTTCTTCCCAGTGGAAGTCGACTGGCCAGCTCCTGAAGTCAAAGTTGTAGTTGGCAAGCTGCCTCTGcggagggcagagagagaaggcgggcggggggggcggggcgggggggggatgtAAAGGCGAGTCAGGGGAGGCCCACCTACCCACCCCCGAAACTGCCATCATCCAGGGGACAGCCCCCGCACAGAAGTCAACACCTTCCCTCAGATGGGAAGCTCTGCCTGGGCCAGAAAAGCCAGGCTCGAGGGGCTGCCCTATCGGGTATCAAGACTGGCCTGTCTGCCCTCGTCCAGAAAGGGGACCTAACACTCTTCGCTTTGCTAAAAGTCTAAGACTGACTCACCCCCAGGAGGGGTGGCTGGAGGTGCTGGTGcttctgaggaggaggaggggggcctGCCGGCTGGTCATGCTCCCTTCGCCACCTGGGTCCTTTACATGGTGCTGTCTCGAAGGATCAGAATGTCTGTCCCAAGGGAgggtgagagggaaggagggacgtCACGCCCACAGTGGCTCCTTTGCACTTGGGCCGCCCCTGGAGCGAAGCCCTCTCTGACTGCTCTATCCTCACCGCCGCCTTCCTTCCATCACACTCCTGCAGCCCCGGGGCCAGCAATGCCACCCAGACCATCTGTGCCTCTGGTCACCCACCGAGCCAGCCCACATGCTTTTTGGAGGGCAGCGAGAGCTGTCTCCCACCCTGCTGGcttccttcccccgcccccagagccCCCAGGGCTCTATTTGGAGactaggtttttattttctgtcacagacatttttttgacattttcaaaaataactgtTGGCTAAGAGAGAGCCACAGAAAAACAGTACAAAAATgtaaatggcaaaacaaaataagatgaaGGAAAGCACATTTCAAGCCAGCTCTGGGCCGACCTGGACCCAAATACAAGCTTAGTCACTTCCTTGTTCGGTGACTCTGCTTGGCGCATGTAACCTCTttttgcctctgtttcttcagACATATACATAAGGGCAATAATGCCACCTCGGGCGGTTGCTGTGAGGGTCACGAAGGGTGTATACAAATGCTCGGCCAATGGCGTGGTGGAGCGTCGTGACACAGCTCCGTAAGTGGTGGTGTGGGGCAAGCAGTGACACAATGAGAGTGGTCAGAGCTGTTTGATCCCAGAAACCCCTCTGTAACAGGAAAGCGTTTTATAGGCTCCAAAGCCCTTTCTCACAGATAATCACACTCCAGCACTGGCTGGGCTGGCAGAACTCCAAGGACACTCTGCCCTGGCTTTTCTTGCTCCTGGCGCCAGGCTGTACTCTTGGGCACAAGCGTGGACATACCTGCCCATCTTGTCCCATCCCTGAACAAAAGCTGCGCGGCAGTCAATGCATCCAACAGAAGTAAACAAACATTTACAGCAAGAGCTGCTGTGCTGGAGAAAACCCCCTTTTAAGAAATATTATGGAATGTTTCCCCATCTAGACAATTCTTGTAGATGGGGTTGGGCGGGGAGGACTGTTCTAGTGGAATATTCCATCAGaagttagggaagaaaaaaattcctggggCAGATAGTTCGCTTGTGGAGGGGAGAAGGGATCCAGCAACGTGCAAGTGCCCGGGGGGCAGGTGGCAAAACACGTCTCCCTGCCTGGGGGGAAGCCAGGCCGCTGCTCTGGGCAGGCAGCCGAGCCTCTCACCTTGTTCTCTGCGGACTGGTTCCTATGTGCTGCCTCCAAGATGGTGATGAACTGCCGGTACTGGGGGTTGGTCCAGCGGCCAATGCCTGGTGGAGAGAGGATAGGAAACCATGTTAGGAAAACTGGGAAGCAAGATAAATAGGTTTCAGGAAGCGAATCGGAGATGGGCAAGGAGAAGGCCCTGGAAGGAGAagtgagagaggagttcctgctgtggcacgatggattaagaatccaactgcggagttcccattgtggctcagcagtaatgaatccaactagtatccatgaggatgcgggttcgatccctggcctcgctcagtgagttaaggatccggtgttgccctgagctgtgatgtaggtcacagacacagcttggatccagcattgctggggctgtggtgtaggctggcagctgcagctctgatttgacccctagcctggaaacttcctcatgcagtgtgtgcagccctaaaaagacaaaaaaaaaaaaaaaagaatccaactgcagcagcactGGTCAATGTCGAGttgaggtttgatccccagctgggcacaatgggttaaagatccagtgcagctgtggtgtaggttgaaactgcctgggaacttccacatgccacgagtgtggccataagataaaaaagtgagaagaaaagg encodes the following:
- the ABHD16A gene encoding phosphatidylserine lipase ABHD16A isoform X4 — its product is MPGHCFYCWREWPASEALAAGPTPSTGSSSPSWRQHIGTSPQRTRGSLPTTTLTSGAGQSTSTGKNPAAGRGPGGALPAGAWPCSAQSPCTGGRQTPSSTGSRSCLVRSPAVALSWPSPGAPWLFHFEGAAACICEQPASWSCYLVAHTLGRRMLYPGSVYLLQKALMPVLLQGQARLVEECNGRRAKLLACDGNEIDTMFVDRRGTAEPQGQKLVICCEGNAGFYEVGCVSTPLEGRSLAQPPSLCPSEWSVSIFLREAGYSVLGWNHPGFAGSTGVPFPQNEANAMDVVVQFAIHRLGFQPQDIIIYAWSIGGFTATWAAMSYPDISAVILDASFDDLVPLALKVMPDSWRGLVTRTVRQHLNLNNAEQLCRYQGPVLLIRRTKDEIITTTVPEDVMSNRGNDLLLKLLQHRYPRVMAEEGLRVVRQWLEASSQLEEASIYSRWEVEEDWCLSVLRSYQAEHGPEFPWSVGEDMSADGRRQLALFLAQKHLHNFEATHCTPLPAPNFQMPWHL
- the ABHD16A gene encoding phosphatidylserine lipase ABHD16A isoform X3; its protein translation is MPGHCFYCWREWPASEALAAGPTPSTGSSSPSWRQHIGTSPQRTRGSLPTTTLTSGAGQSTSTGKNPAADPTVLRTSDVQLAAPDPSSPASFHSSGRGPGGALPAGAWPCSAQSPCTGGRQTPSSTGSRSCLVRSPAVALSWPSPGAPWLFHFEGAAACICEQPASWSCYLVAHTLGRRMLYPGSVYLLQKALMPVLLQGQARLVEECNGRRAKLLACDGNEIDTMFVDRRGTAEPQGQKLVICCEGNAGFYEVGCVSTPLEGRSLAQPPSLCPSEWSVSIFLREAGYSVLGWNHPGFAGSTGVPFPQNEANAMDVVVQFAIHRLGFQPQDIIIYAWSIGGFTATWAAMSYPDISAVILDASFDDLVPLALKVMPDSWRGLVTRTVRQHLNLNNAEQLCRYQGPVLLIRRTKDEIITTTVPEDVMSNRGNDLLLKLLQHRYPRVMAEEGLRVVRQWLEASSQLEEASIYSRWEVEEDWCLSVLRSYQAEHGPEFPWSVGEDMSADGRRQLALFLAQKHLHNFEATHCTPLPAPNFQMPWHL